The Platichthys flesus chromosome 23, fPlaFle2.1, whole genome shotgun sequence DNA segment CTCATGCATCCAAATTCTCTGGACTATAGACCTCAGACTTTGAAATCCTCTTTACTGCTGCATGACATGAAACAGGTACATGTTGACAGAGCGGCCGtttgttgtgtagctgtgtctcaatctatgtgtctgtgtgtaaccatatttgtaaatttgtaaaaGAATCTGCAAAAGAGAGCAGAGATTTGCGGCTGCATAGAGGAAGCCAAATATGTATtcagaatctgtgtgtgtgatcagattTGACGTGTATTGAAATTTGTACATGTGCAGACAAATCTATAAATTGTGCATTGAAAGTGTCTACAAATAGCATGATTAAAACATAGGGCGTTAGAGATCTTGACTGATTGAGATAGAAACTGTTCTGTCACACGgccagcttaaaaaaaaatggcttaaATGCTTCTTGTGAAGACAAGCTGTGGGTATCTCAGTTGTTCAAATTCTGTGTGCCTCAAAGCCTAAATGTGAAATCAGTGTTTGATAAAAAGGCATATTTTGAGTGAAACAAACACCACCAGCATTGGCTGAGTATTGCCACCTTAAAACTGTAGTCAACAAATACCAGTCTGAAAACAAGGGACTCAAATGGCCGATGTGATGTCAAAAATCGAATGAACCGATGTTGTCAAATTGTGGGTGGAGCTCAGTGAGGGAGGTGAGACGGGGGCAGGGGCGGGTCCCATATAATCACGGTCACAAAATGAGGAAGGAAGGTTGCATTCAAGCTATTTTAAAGGCATGAGGGAAATTTATGTTTTGAATATGTAAATCTGAGCGACAAAGAAGAGTTTGAGGGCCTGTAATAAACAACTAGAGAGCGACTTAAATCTTTCTCGTGTTGAAAGTTTCGCATGTTAACATATTTCTCATCAGAAAGAAACATAATCAACTTATTcagtaaaatgttgaaatgttatttgccaacaaataaacactttctTCATAAAGTTTGACTGTTAGTCTGAAACATGTGAGGAACAGGGTGTGAGGGCACTGACCAGCCATCATGGCGACCATGCTGGCCTTGTAGACGTTGGTGAAGGTGCCAAGCTCGCCAATAGCCAGAATGGATTTCATGTGGGCGTCGCCACAGGCCTCTCGAAACTGACGGATCTCATCATACATGGCTGTGGAGGGAGACAGGAAACGTGTTGATGTTCAAAAACCAAAAGTATTCAACCACCAAAGCACAACACACAGGGCGGTAAGGTGAGGACAGTTTCTAAAACAATTAAAGGAATACAGACATTTAAAAGAGTTCAGTTGTgatcatttgagaaaaaaaaaattaaatctaaCTTCTATTTCACAGACACTTCTTGTTTTATGAGCTGTAGCTCtaccccctctcccccccagcACAAGAGTTCAGTATCAGTAAAATGGTTTGCCGTCAGTTGCCCTGTGGACATTCTCCAAATGTGAGGAAATGGCTCTGGAGCCATTACCCAGGAAGGACATCAGAGTTTTATTTCATCTGGACATCCTGATTCTGATGgcctcctccagagaaacagCCCGCCGCTGTCATTCTAAGTTGATAAATGAGAGCAAAACCGTCCCCCGTGAGACTGGAGGCACATGTCCCCTCACACACAGGTGATGGGTCAGCCACTCTCATGGTTCCTCTGGGTCTTCTTCTCATGACAAATCTCCAGAGGTGATTTGGCTTCTCCGTCAAGTGGGAAAACCCCACTTATCCTGTCGATGGGGTTCCCTATGGAAGAGCTACTTCACACATACCAGTATCTACTGGTGCTGTTAAGGTGTGACTTACACAACTAGAGGTGCTATGGTATGTGTCTACTGGAAACGGTCAGGAGACTATTGCTGTGGGATCACGCAAATCTGTGCTCCATCAAAACAGGGTACATTGTTATTGTTGGGCGAGTTTGGCAACCCCCATGATGCAAAGTCGTTCCCCACCTACAATAATTTGATCCAGCATTTCTACACTGAAGGCCGGCGCCAGGCCCCCGAACAGGAACACTTGGGAGGGCATAGGTTTGACACCTGCAGCAAAATGAAAACCCCTTACGCAGCAAAATGGCCTGCTTCTCAGCACTACTATTGTGGGGGGTGATATGGGATCCATGCCTTTATCTCAGGAACTGACTCTGCTCCAGCCGTTATCTGGCTCCGTCCATGATGTAAACCTTAGCTCACGCCATCTCATCCAGCATGAAGGTTTTGGACAAAGAAATGTCTCTGAGCATCCAcgatttaaacatttaaaacagtaaGTACAAGTAAGAAAACAGTAACCTGTCATGCAGAGTGGGAATTACTCCTGGTTCTCCCCCCTCCAGGGACTTTGGAGCCCAAAAAGCAAATCACTCAagtttctttcattaaaaaaagctgCTTCTCTCTGCCCCAAAACTCAGCTAAAGAAGTAGGTGAATTACAGTATACAACAAAACTGCCATTCTTTCTTTTGGTTTCAACAGTTTGAATGCCCATCCTTATTTTTGATCACAGATTCGATCCTCCTGGGCATGGCTGATACCAGTTTTACACCAACCTGTGGCGAGACGTTCATTCTTCACAGATGATTATTTTCAGCTCCTCTTTGCTGGAGGGGTGTTTGTTACGTTCCATTCAAAGTATTTCAACTGTGTTCTATTGGATTCAAGTACATCAAATTCTTTGCCGAACcataattttcacatttttattctttttacaaaattaaaaagtaGTCAACTTAGAAAAGTTCCTTTTCTGTCATGCCTTTTTgagacttggggggggggggggggcatgattTCTATCAATATTATGAATTTTTTTCTCACTCATGATATCCCATATCAGCCCAATCATAGCTTGGTGTCCTGACCAGGTCCACGCCAAACACTCTGGCCTGCATCTGATTATTTAGTTTCATCCAACCACAAGAAGTTCTGCCAATGTTCACCAGGCTTCTTTTCACGTTCTTTGTTAAAAGTTGAATCTTGTGCAGCTTGTATGAAATGTGTCATTATGTGACACGCACAGCAGCCTTCAGGCAGACCCCACAGCAGTCTGAGCATTACAGGGAGCATTCCCAAGGGAAGCCTCTGACAAAACAGCAGCTTTCTTTGGTTGTGCAGAGAAAGGACCACCGACATGGCAGTCATGCTCACTCTACGAGAGCCttgtcctcctccacagctcgtttcatctgtgcagcagcatcacagacTTCCCTGTCTCTTTTAATCCATCCCTACCTGGGTGACATGTCTGGGTTGTCTTTAACTCAGCCTGTGTTGAGTGAGCGAGACACTGTCAGCTCAAGGcacgtcacaaacacacattttcatagAGAGGTTAATATGTATGCATGCAGGCTGTCAGACATGTTTGTAGGAGCTTCTGGTCTGTTAGCGTGCCTGTTtgatagactgtttataaagacagttaacatgacagctcccacaAAAGTatagccaaaacatctggatctccccctggtggctggcagctgTACAGGTGATTAACACCACCTCCGTGTCTTGGGACATAGACCAAATCAAAAGGATAACAGAGATGCATCTTATCATACATCTTATGTCCAAATGTTAATGATTCtgattgttttggtttaattAGTAATTTAATGCCAAAAAACTGGttaaaacatcatgattgacagctgagagtgactcgtgattggtcaaacatttgtatagcaccaacTCACCATGTCATATCTCTCAGTTGCACAAAACATCAAATGATCACATTAGTATTTGTTCTCTATTGCAGACTGGAATTACACTGTGAGCACaacatatattttttgctaATTAATCAAATTCATCACAGTGCTAGtttatcacatttgatttagCTTTTTGATAAGTAGccaattgttttaatttgtaatgcTAAATTTGAAACAAAAGCCCCCCAGGAGAGGCAGGAATGGTTTTGTCAGTAATGAAGACCCAGTCACataaaatttagtttttttaaatacaattattatcatGAAGCAGATGCTTTTTCTTGTGCTTTACTTTCTGTGTCTTTCACGTCATGTGATCTCACCGTACCTTCCCACTGTCCTGTAAGGGCGAGCGCCCTGTTGATGACAATGTCGATCTCGGCGGCACCGTCAGCAACTGCCATACGGACTTCCTGCAGCCGGGTCTCCAGTGGAGTTTGGCCAGCAGGGAAACCAGTGGCcactggaagaggaggaagaacacatCATCAGAAGGTACACAGCacgcacacagtcacacacctgaTCAACTCAGCCATTCATTTCTTTCCTGCAGTAAAAAGTCATTTTCAGGAGACTTACCTGAAGCAACAGGGAGGCTTGAGTTGGCTGCCTTCAGTGATGCGACAGCGTCAGCCACACGGGACGGGTACACACACACCGCTGCTGTGGTCActcctgacacacaacacaacacagacaacagaGCAGGGAAGAAGAAACCATCATAAACTGGTCTgtgtcgccctctgctggttgaaTTCTGGTCTGAACAAATGTCTCAATGGGCTCCAGAGCTGCTGAAGAGGAAAGTTCACTGTTCACTTTCACCATTAATGATGACCATTAATCaaagtgatttttttgttttgaaaccaTTCTTAATGGAAGTAAAAGATCACAGTATGTGAACAGTTGCAGTGACTGAACTCTGGTCTGTATGTGGTGCTTGTGGCAGTAGCTGGATCAGACCTTTATCGTGCATATCCATCTTCCGCAGCAGGTCATATCTGATTGGCTGGATGGCTTTCAGACACAGCCGGTGGACGTTGGATGGTGTGTCGTCTCCGGCCAGAGTCGTCAGGTCAATACATGTCACAGCCTTCAGCAGCCAGGCGGCCTGAACGACACACAAAGAACAACAATGGCACATTTAAGTGTACAGGGAAAACACttgtacagttgcaatcagaaatattcaaccccccaaagattttaaggatttatcaattaaagtagacagaatcttgttctttgagttgagtgataaagaaaatcaacacggaaaatgcatgatgtagtatttgtgggtagcagtatattttgttaagatagccatgtcacaattattcaactcctatataatattgttgtttttaaagctgtctgacagttttttttgtcctaaagttgagttgaaacattattaagcctttgagAACTCTATAcagatccttcatttgcttcagctgtgatgcatatataaaccccacccatgaaggtattcaaggtgagttgcaatcatgggaaagacaaaggagcttacacaaaacctgagagaggagattatttcatcacacctgaaaggccttgggtagaagaagaattcccccaaaaatgatattccaagagacacaattgggaacattataaggaagtttacaactgatggagcagcttcaaacatgcctggccatggaagaaagcccagcatttcatcaaggaccctcagcagcTTAGTCaaaacaactcagataaatccctgtgtgactgcaagacacctacaggatgacctgatgaaggctggtacaagtgctgcagtggcaactataagacgtgcactgaataataaaggacttaatggccggctccaagacgcactcagctcttgaccacaagcaacatcaaaagtcgactagaatatgccaggaggaatttggataagcctacagagttttgggtgacagttctatggactgatgaaaccaaactggaactgtttggacgtatggaccagtggtatgtctggcgtgtgaaaggacaggcttatgaccagaagaataccatccccatagtccagcatggaggttggtcaaagatgatgttgggctgtttttctgcggcaggaactagcaatctttattgtgtacatggcatcatggattcacagaaataccaggccattttaaagaggaatgtgattccttctgttgacaaattgaaccttggtgatcattggactttccagcaagacaatgatccaaagcaaaatctccaagtccaccaaagcttggttgagaaaaagatcctggaacgtcctggagttgcattcacagtcaccagattcaaatttgattgaaaatctttggtgggatttaaaggcagttgcagcatggaagccatcaaacatcactgatcaagaggcttttgcacttgaaaatgggcaaagattccaatcgagaggtgtaagaagcttgtccgcacttaccgaaaacattttttagaagttataaaagctagaggatgcgccacaaagtactgaagctggggggttgaataatactgcacatgcacatgtgttgaaagagttacatttttcatttgaactccaaagttaagtcaacttctgttgtcaaaataactaaaatacgcatcaataattatcttttgttgtttgatgaggtttttttgtcatttattgtcattatctgtcatccacatcactataatgtctattgaggtgagggggttgagtatttctgattgcaactgtagctCTTTGTTGAGGAACAATTCATTTGTTAATTCATTTGATATTTGTCTATTTcatagtttttttccccttccctTATATTGTAATAATTGCATTTTGGAAGCAAACATATGTGCAAATAGTTGGTTCACATTACTGAAGCTTTGTCAAACAGACAGTGTGGACATTAGTTTAAAATCTTTATTAATATCTGTGCAACTGTTGACAAGTTCTTAACTCTTGTGGTATCATTCTCCAAGATAGCATTAtctgagagagaaaagtgtgGGTGATGTTTCAAGTTTATGTGCTGGATCAGACAGATAAATCTGTCAAGAGTATTAAGGCCGCAGGGCTGGGGTTATAACTGAGAGCatatttcaagaataaagtcaaaatatatCAAGATGTTGTACAAGAATAAGCTCATACATTTAAcagaatacatttgtttttttgataataCAGTCATCATTTTAGGCTGTGATATTTTAGAGAAGCAATATCAGATCAGCCTATCACCTGCATCCTGTTAAGATATACTTTAGCattggtttaaaaaataacaaagtagCACATTATCCTAGAGAAGATTGTGTTATAAACTGTCCCTTCTAAAGAAAGAACCacaaactttgaaataaaaaatttggAAGATTGTCTTTTGGCCATGTTTTCAGAgaatgctttttgttttggtgtTCCCAGTTGCAGAGAGAGATACAACTAAACAGACAGCATTAATAAATACAGGTAGACAAGTATAAATCATTAAAGGTAATCATTTGCAATCATAGTGGGTGAAGGAAAGCTGTACCTGCCACTGTTTCTTGAGCAGTTTATGTCCTTGGATCTGCTGCGCTCTCTTCAGGACTGCCTGCGTGTTCACCCTCACCTTGGATATCCACTCCAGGTCTGCAGCCcgttagcaaaaaaaaaaaacatccatcattgtgtttatttttaaatattttttgaagtTTTCTTAGCTTGCTCTCGTGGTGTGAAAATTTAGACTTAAACATTTGTGACACCTTTAAACTTTCTGTCTCGCTACATCCAATAGAGACGCACCTTGACAGCTGGCAACACTGGCGTGTagcataaatatacaatatagaGATTGTTAATTAtatagaaggaggaggagttggcAGCTTGCGGTGAGGCTGCAGATTTGTCTAATATtgtgctctttttctttctcttgtatgatttcatttttgtttgttttatgcatCTCACAGGgatatttttgtctttctgttgttgtaCCTTTTAGCTACTTCAGTGTTGCTTTTTTGTTGGACCTTAATATATAACGtggctgtagttcaatgctttgaGAAGTTATTGACGTCTGCTACTCATGGCTATTTTGAACTTTTATCTCTATTATTACCATTTATGCACTTTTGTTTCATTCTGTTGTACTCCACAAAATAAAGGTACccttaatattattattattatgatgatatTGAAAGACACTGATGTGAGTTAGTTACACTACTGAAGTTAATCAACACTGCATCGTGGTAGAACCATGTTTACCAGGTCAGCTGAGCAGAGAGGGATGGACTGTCATG contains these protein-coding regions:
- the dera gene encoding deoxyribose-phosphate aldolase yields the protein MSARNPGMKLDLEWISKVRVNTQAVLKRAQQIQGHKLLKKQWQAAWLLKAVTCIDLTTLAGDDTPSNVHRLCLKAIQPIRYDLLRKMDMHDKGVTTAAVCVYPSRVADAVASLKAANSSLPVASVATGFPAGQTPLETRLQEVRMAVADGAAEIDIVINRALALTGQWEAMYDEIRQFREACGDAHMKSILAIGELGTFTNVYKASMVAMMAGSDFIKTSTGKESVNATYPVAIVMVRAIRDYFLCTGHKVGFKPAGGIRTAQESLVWFSLIKEELGNDWLCPHLFRLGASSLLADIERQIYHHVSGQYAAYHELPMA